The proteins below are encoded in one region of Gaiella occulta:
- a CDS encoding YgaP family membrane protein, which translates to MRRLPINITPAERLARVVLGFGGAIAGVWLLTSAGGVGLVVMEVALVLSGLDLVVTGALGFCPLYRLLGHAPRSPMEVR; encoded by the coding sequence ATGCGACGTCTGCCGATCAACATCACACCGGCCGAGCGGCTGGCTCGCGTCGTCCTCGGTTTCGGCGGCGCGATCGCCGGCGTCTGGCTCCTGACCTCGGCGGGCGGCGTCGGCCTGGTGGTTATGGAGGTCGCCCTCGTCCTCTCGGGGCTCGACCTCGTCGTCACGGGCGCGCTCGGCTTCTGCCCGCTCTACCGGCTGCTCGGCCACGCGCCGCGCTCGCCGATGGAGGTGCGATGA
- a CDS encoding cupredoxin domain-containing protein, translating into MNLGLLARKPAGTDARANDVRVRVLDGYSPDTIRAQAGVPLRIVFRREESAPCSEQVVFPAFGRSATLPRDEDVAVDLLPSEPGVYEFTCRMGMLWGTLVVVPPREVPS; encoded by the coding sequence ATGAATCTCGGATTGCTCGCACGCAAGCCGGCCGGCACGGACGCAAGGGCGAACGATGTGCGCGTCCGCGTGCTCGACGGCTACTCGCCGGACACGATCCGGGCGCAGGCAGGCGTCCCGCTCCGGATCGTCTTCCGGCGCGAGGAGTCGGCTCCCTGCTCGGAGCAGGTGGTGTTCCCGGCCTTCGGCAGGAGCGCGACGCTGCCGAGGGACGAGGATGTTGCCGTCGACCTGCTCCCCAGCGAGCCCGGTGTGTACGAGTTCACCTGCCGCATGGGCATGCTGTGGGGCACGCTCGTGGTCGTGCCGCCCAGGGAGGTGCCGTCATGA
- a CDS encoding copper-translocating P-type ATPase, with protein sequence MRKWWFAAAIGVPTMILSYPQIFPYLRDWLPRGSGQLRAVWVLLGLGALAVLAYSGSQFFVGAREALRHRQANMHTLIAIGTGVAWVYSTVALAAPGIFPDDAFTDVYYDVTVVVTALVTLGMALEVKARGRSSEAIRKLIGLQPKTARVVRDGAEIDLPVEEVVVGDVVAVRPGEKIPVDGVVVDGSSAVDESMITGESLPVFKGEGDEVIGATMNTTGAFRMRAGKVGADTALAQIVRLVQDAQASKVPIQRLVDVVSGYFTPAVMILAIVGFVVWFDLGPAPALAYAVIVAVTTLIIACPCALGMATPMSLTTGVGKGAENGILIRSGDALQVTSKLDTVVLDKTGTITWGRPVLTDALVADEVLRYAAAVERSSEHPLAAAIVAGAEARGLELPAVSSFEAIAGHGVRAEVEGHEVLLGNARLLEREGIDAAALVSEWERLADDGKTPMYVAVDGCAEGLVAVADTVKDDSVAAVRRLKQLGLEVAMLTGDNRRTADAIARQVGVDRVLAEVLPEDKAAEVKKLQLAGKRVGMVGDGINDAPALTQADVGFAIGTGTDVAIEAADVTLISGSLRGVVTAIEISKATMRNVFQNLAGAFAYNSLGLPIALGVLYPLAGVLLSPLMAAAAMSFSSVTVITNANRLKRFRPEEVRS encoded by the coding sequence ATGAGGAAGTGGTGGTTCGCGGCCGCGATCGGCGTGCCGACGATGATTCTCTCGTACCCGCAGATCTTCCCCTACCTGCGCGACTGGCTGCCCCGCGGCAGCGGGCAGCTGCGCGCTGTCTGGGTGCTGCTGGGCCTCGGTGCCCTGGCGGTGCTCGCCTACTCGGGGTCGCAGTTCTTCGTGGGCGCGCGTGAGGCGCTGCGCCACCGCCAGGCCAACATGCACACGCTGATCGCGATCGGCACCGGCGTCGCCTGGGTCTACTCGACGGTGGCGCTGGCCGCGCCGGGCATCTTCCCGGACGACGCGTTCACCGACGTCTACTACGACGTCACCGTCGTCGTGACCGCCCTGGTCACGCTCGGGATGGCGCTCGAGGTGAAGGCGCGCGGGCGCTCCTCCGAGGCGATCCGCAAGCTGATCGGGCTGCAGCCGAAGACGGCCCGCGTCGTCCGTGACGGCGCCGAGATCGACCTGCCCGTCGAGGAGGTCGTCGTCGGCGACGTGGTCGCCGTCCGGCCGGGCGAGAAGATCCCCGTCGACGGTGTCGTCGTCGACGGCAGCTCCGCGGTCGACGAGTCGATGATCACCGGCGAGTCGCTTCCCGTCTTCAAGGGTGAGGGCGACGAGGTGATTGGGGCGACGATGAACACCACAGGGGCCTTCCGCATGCGCGCGGGCAAGGTCGGCGCCGACACGGCGCTCGCGCAGATCGTCCGCCTCGTTCAGGACGCACAGGCGTCGAAGGTGCCGATCCAGCGACTGGTCGACGTCGTCTCCGGGTACTTCACGCCGGCCGTGATGATCCTCGCGATCGTCGGATTCGTCGTCTGGTTCGACCTCGGCCCGGCGCCCGCGCTCGCCTACGCCGTGATCGTCGCCGTCACCACCTTGATCATCGCCTGCCCGTGCGCGCTCGGCATGGCGACGCCGATGTCGCTCACGACAGGCGTCGGCAAGGGCGCGGAGAACGGGATCCTGATCCGCTCCGGCGACGCGCTGCAGGTGACCTCGAAGCTCGACACGGTCGTGCTCGACAAGACCGGCACGATCACCTGGGGCAGGCCGGTGCTGACGGACGCGCTCGTGGCGGACGAGGTGCTGCGATACGCGGCCGCGGTCGAGCGGAGCTCCGAGCACCCGCTGGCGGCGGCGATCGTCGCCGGCGCCGAAGCCCGGGGCCTCGAGCTGCCCGCGGTCAGCAGCTTCGAGGCGATTGCCGGCCACGGCGTCCGCGCCGAGGTCGAGGGCCACGAGGTGCTGCTCGGCAACGCCCGCCTGCTCGAGCGCGAAGGCATCGACGCTGCCGCGCTCGTATCCGAGTGGGAGCGGCTTGCCGACGACGGGAAGACACCGATGTACGTCGCGGTCGACGGCTGCGCCGAGGGTCTCGTCGCGGTCGCCGACACGGTCAAGGACGACTCCGTCGCGGCGGTCCGCCGCCTGAAGCAGCTCGGGCTGGAGGTCGCGATGCTCACGGGCGACAACCGGCGCACCGCCGATGCGATCGCGCGCCAGGTGGGCGTCGACCGGGTGCTCGCCGAGGTCCTGCCCGAGGACAAGGCGGCCGAGGTCAAGAAGCTGCAGCTCGCGGGCAAGCGGGTCGGGATGGTCGGCGACGGCATCAACGACGCGCCGGCGCTGACCCAGGCCGACGTCGGCTTCGCGATCGGCACCGGCACCGACGTCGCCATCGAGGCCGCCGACGTGACGCTCATCTCGGGCAGCCTGCGCGGCGTCGTCACCGCGATCGAGATCTCGAAGGCAACCATGCGCAACGTCTTCCAGAACCTCGCCGGCGCCTTCGCCTACAACAGCCTCGGCCTGCCGATCGCGCTCGGCGTCCTCTACCCGCTCGCCGGCGTGCTGCTCTCGCCCCTGATGGCGGCGGCGGCGATGAGCTTCAGCTCCGTCACCGTGATCACGAACGCCAACCGCCTGAAGCGGTTCCGGCCCGAGGAGGTTCGGTCATGA
- a CDS encoding cupredoxin domain-containing protein encodes MTTAQLAVTLAGAGAVALVVWFFWLERSVGTRAALMSGGWQEQMILVKGGYTPDTIVAVAGKPLRLVFQREEASPCSETVVFDAFGKSARLPQGEPTVVELMPREPGEYPFSCQMGMLRGTLVVE; translated from the coding sequence ATGACCACCGCCCAGCTCGCAGTCACCCTCGCCGGCGCCGGCGCCGTCGCGCTCGTCGTCTGGTTCTTCTGGCTCGAGAGATCGGTCGGCACCCGCGCCGCGCTCATGTCCGGCGGCTGGCAGGAGCAGATGATCCTCGTGAAGGGGGGCTACACCCCGGACACGATCGTCGCTGTCGCCGGGAAGCCGCTGCGGCTCGTCTTCCAGCGGGAAGAAGCATCGCCCTGCTCGGAGACGGTCGTGTTCGACGCCTTCGGCAAGAGCGCCAGGCTGCCGCAGGGCGAGCCGACGGTGGTCGAGCTGATGCCCAGGGAGCCCGGCGAATACCCCTTCAGCTGCCAGATGGGGATGCTGCGCGGGACGCTCGTCGTCGAGTGA
- a CDS encoding TlpA family protein disulfide reductase: MSGLDPAPIAGASPPAAAEETRSRRRIRPTHVAQAAAISLVAALLALLVWKLVAGSAGAGFVKAIERGERPSAPAFDLPVIWNRTELWPTAVRGAGDDGRLSLAELRGHPVVLNFWASWCIPCKEEAPAFDAAARAHRGKIAFLGLDVQDLVPDARRFLDTLDVPYASVRDGTPNSYSAYGLTGVPETYFIDARGRVVAHAVGALSRRELEASITALLAAPAS, encoded by the coding sequence GTGAGCGGTCTCGATCCCGCACCGATCGCCGGCGCGTCTCCACCGGCCGCAGCGGAGGAGACGCGCAGCCGCCGCCGCATCCGCCCCACCCACGTGGCCCAGGCTGCCGCCATCTCGCTCGTCGCGGCACTGCTCGCGCTGCTCGTGTGGAAGCTCGTCGCCGGAAGCGCGGGCGCAGGCTTCGTCAAGGCGATCGAGCGGGGAGAGAGGCCCTCGGCGCCAGCGTTCGACCTCCCCGTGATCTGGAACCGCACCGAGCTCTGGCCGACCGCCGTCCGCGGCGCCGGCGACGACGGACGCCTCTCGCTCGCCGAGCTGCGCGGCCACCCGGTCGTCCTCAACTTCTGGGCCTCCTGGTGCATACCCTGCAAGGAAGAAGCACCCGCCTTCGACGCCGCCGCACGCGCGCACCGCGGAAAGATCGCGTTCCTCGGGCTCGACGTGCAGGACCTCGTCCCCGACGCACGCCGCTTCCTCGACACACTCGACGTCCCCTACGCCTCCGTCCGCGACGGCACCCCGAACAGCTACAGCGCCTACGGCCTCACCGGCGTCCCCGAGACCTACTTCATCGACGCACGAGGACGCGTCGTCGCACACGCCGTCGGCGCCCTCTCGCGCCGCGAGCTCGAAGCGAGCATCACCGCGCTCCTTGCGGCGCCGGCCTCGTGA